A segment of the Triticum urartu cultivar G1812 chromosome 1, Tu2.1, whole genome shotgun sequence genome:
GAAATCGCCCCTGTATGATTGGTTGGTTGCTACGACAGTCTCCAGATTGTCACAGGGAGGTTCAGTTGCCATTGTGGAAAGTCTGATTTCCACCTCAATATGAGATATATGATGCTTCTTTCTCCCACAGCAAATGAATCAGCTTCTTTCCTGGATGAAGAAACAGGGAAATGGAAACTAAATTATGTGAGACGAATTTCTGTTCACCTTGCTCATGTCCTATAATCCCGCAGCGCAAAAcggagttcttcttcttcatttttatTAGAGATTCAGCTTATGATTGTTTTTGCATGCCATACTGATTGGAAAAAAAATCCGTAGGCTTGCAGACACGAGAACAGCTGTTTTAGCCGGTTAAACATAGAATGTTTAAGCATCCATAGCTAAAGCAATTTTCAGTCTACGACGCGCCTAATACCAGTGTTCCTTTTTATTTGCAGGATGCTCATGTGATCTGAgcaagtagcaaaagtagggaaGCACACACCTTGGTTAttaagcagcagcagcagcagcagcatcagaTCCAATGCTTAGAGAGAAGAGTAGCGAGGATGTGGACTATGAGAGAAGAGTAGTGAGGTTGTGGTGTTGATGTGAGCTAAATTTGTCGTTCCCCTACCTTATGGCTTAGTTCCCAATGTCATGAGATTGTGACGGAGAATGGTTCAGATTACAAGCAATTATTCTGTCGATTAGTTCTAGGTCCGGCCGTGCACCAGACCTATAAAAAGGGTTTATTAGGAGCTGGCCTGGGTTTCAGTCATTATTAAGGTTCCTAATTGTATTGTTAAAAAAAGGAGATGCGCTGTTTAAAGAAATTTGTCTTTCTTTTGCACTTGATGTGTATAATGAAAATAGCACTTAGCTGGTATTCAAGGAAAAAAGAAGGCACTATTCAAAGAAATTTGACATAAAAAAAAGTCTTATACACACTGtgttttgggacggagggagcaTCACGGAAGTGGGTGTggttcttttgttttctttgaGGGGGAGGCGGGTCTAATTTTTCATGAGTGAGTTCTGGCGTGACCAGGTGGGCCTAATGTGACACGTCCCAGGGCCCAGGGCCCAGTCATTATTAACGTGTTGAGAGTTATCTTAGTTGGAGGTCAGAAAATGGAAGTTGCTTATTTTAGTTGAAATGTTAGAATATTTGCAGAAATGAAACATTGGGGAGGAAACGCACCTGcacgaaatgaaaaaaaaatactGATTTGAAAATTACTAGGTGGAAAatgtgttgaaagttttctcAGATGGGTCTACAAAAATACAAGTTGACTATATTCTTTGAAATTTGAGAAGAAATAGGGATGAAAGGTACTTGCCCCTAAAAAAACTAAACATTGGGAATGAAATGTTGGGGAGAAAAGAAATACTGGGTGAATTTTTTGTTGAAAGTTGTGTTAGTTGGAAGTCAAAAAATGAGAATTGTATAAATTTTGGTTGAAATTTGAGAATGTTTCCTTAAAGGATTAGGGACGAAAGGTACCTGCCTAGAAAAACGAAATATTAGGGTGAAAAGAAATAGTAGGTGGAAATGGTATTGAAAGTTTTCTAAGGTGGATGACGAATAATAGAAGTTGTCTACATTTTGAATTGAGTTAAATTCGTATGTGAAAATAGTTTCTAATGATATATATTTTTATAGCTACCAACATCTCATATACTCCCTCTCTTCCAGTTTATTGGGCTCATCTTAGACCTACTTAGGTGCCAAACAACATATTAACACTACTAGTAGGAGGCACGTGCACTGCACGTGGTGTCCTGGTCGAACTGCAGGTAAGATATCTGTTGCTTCATAAAAAAAATCTCTGTTTACACGATAGGTACTACAAAGTCAGCCACATACGATCTTGAATGAGAAAACTTCTAGTCACCATCACGTGAGGATGCAAGGTGTGCGCAGTAGCCGTGCAGTGTCTCCTATTGGTCCAGAAAAATCCCGTCCACCTCGTTTTGGCGGGCGACTGGATGGAGCGAATCCCAGTGACTACAGTCGTTGGATCACTCGAGTTTGCTATGATAAACGATAGGGATCCACTCCATAGAAGAAATCAACGGCTAAGAAGCGCCTCTCATCAGGATGGATGGCTAATCCCAAATTCAAAATTTATTGTACCATAGTAGTAGAGATATGCATGGCCTCTCACTCCTTCATGCATTGGTTTATTCTAAATTGAGAATAAAAATTTGACAAAAATTAATGTGGATACAATTATATTTGCATGTTCCAAAGACAATGAGCCTTACAAATTGACTTTTTTGTTCATGGAGTATTATTAATTTTATCAATTAGCAAAGCCAACCTCGAACAACGTACTAGGTGCTATATACTTGGATGGATGAGAGTCTAAACTTAAACACTTGCCATGCAATTCAAATGTGCCTTTGAGATTTTAGAATTTTATTGGGTTGAGGCACAAGATTTAATGGATGGAGGCCCGTAAAATCTAACCCGATTAAGGGATAGATCAGTAGGGACATCTTCATTCATACTcgctctgtcccataatatagtGCGCAACGCATATTGGTTTTCATGAAAGTCAGAGGTCATAAATTTTGACAAAATTTATAGAGAAATTGATCTTTCTTCGGTAAAGGGTGGATTTTAAATCAAAATTCAAAACATTGGTAAAGGTAAAAATAACAAATTCAACACTGAATAGTAGATGCCATAAGTTGGGCTTTAGATTTGGCCCATTATCACATTGATGTCAAATTTATCATTTTTGTATCTCATGCAACGTTTCGAATTTTCATATGATAttttatgacaacatatgttaaTATTGTGTCAATGTAGATTGTTTTCAGATTTTTAAAGATATTTTAATATGCGCTACGGCGTCCGGGTGCACCGGTGGAGAAGATACATTCCGGGAGAAGGGTCTTATTTTTCTGGAACTAGTGCAATATTTGTGTGTTAATCATGTGATTAGTGCAATATTTGGTATGATATTAATTACACGTTAAACACGTTTAACGCTCGCCATTggagcagtctaggtcgttggattgactTAGTTCGATGACCGAGATCAGTTGGATCTGCCCATTTGgatctttttatattggtatatagatatagatatagatatagatgagTTCTGGCGTGATCAGGTGGGCCTAACGTGACACGGCCCAGGACCCAGGCCCCAGGCCCAGTTAAAACAAGACCCAGGGTGCGTAAACGCTCTCTTCTATCCTCGACGACCTCTCCATGGCCACCAAGAGGAAGCCCGGcaggtcgtcggcggcggcggcggcggcgacgcggaGGGCCTATTCTCCTCGCGCTCCTTCGCCGACCCCACACTCTGCGAGGTCCCTCCGacacccccccccctccctctcCTATTCCCCGTGTCTATGGCCCTGGTGGTTTCGCTCTCTGAACGGAACTCGCCCCCTAATGTCGTCCCCATCTTTTTCGAGAAAAAAACGATGTGTATGATTTTCAAATTTCCAATCTGAAATATCAGAATGGCATTCGTAGTTTTAGTAGCAGAACTTTGCCAGAAGACATGTCCAAAACGTCACCCACATAGCTGTGATATGGAGACAGTAATAATATGTGAACATTACTGCATTCTGTTGGATTCGTGCATAGGAACCTTGTTTATgttactccctccgatccatattaattgtcgctGCTTGATTTTGTACTAGAGCAGCGACACGGAGGGAGTAATTGCAATTGCCGTCTCAAATCAGAAATGACAATCAGTATCGCCAGTTTTGAGAGAGAGGCAGTACAATAATAATCTACTATGTACTTTACAGCAAAATCCAGTGTCTAGGTGTGGTATTTCCACTAATCTCATCATGTCTAGTGTGTTCAAGAATTAAATAGAACGACAGAGGCAAAGTATTGTACAGTTGCCTTTTGCTGCATATGGTCGTGTAGTTACCAAGGTGCTGAATGTCAACATTCAAATCACCATCCCACCTTCTTCCAAGATGGCACTTCCCAATGCTCATCAGACAAAAGAATATCTTACGCTGTTCAGCAATTTAGACCGATTGCGTTGAGAATCACGCCAGTAGCTGAAGAGGCGGTAAGTTGCCGAGATGTTTGTGCACTTGAAAAACTGTTCGAATCTTACTGGTCCCCATATGTTTCATTAGGTTTCCATTTAGATATAGCATAAAGTACTCTCCCTTTCCATCCTTGTAGCAGCCAGCCACAATCTTCAACAGCAAAGAATTCTTCATGATAATGTAAGTTCTTCCTGTGTACTATGTTCTTTAAGATGGCTTGATCGACAGGAAGCTGCTGGAACCCAGCCTTGAGGCACCTTGCTTGCCACTGCCTGTAAATTTCTGGCCTCTGAGTTCTTTCTGCACCCTCACATGCTATGATGTTAAGAGCATCCTGCCCAAATAGGATCCTCTCAACCATCTTTCTTGCTTCGTTATCCCGTGGAACATTTGCGTCAAGCATGTCAAACAGTGAAGAGTAATGGAGCATAACCTCTTTGAAACGTTGTATGAAGAAGGGAGAACTGAGTAACCCATTCACGGTGCCAGAAATAAAAATCTTCGGGTTCATCCTCCTCATAGTTTTGAGCACCTTATCCCTTGCACCATTTACGGCATCGGTTTCATGACCGAGATTCTTCATCCGGAACATGCAGTTCACTATGAGAACTTCATCCTCGTCAATGTTAAGATCCTCAATTTTGATAGTCTCCCATCTTGAAGCGGCAATGCCCTGATACTGGAAAGGTACCTTGAACCTATTTGCGTAATCAGCCAACCGCTTCCCTGTCTCCTCGATCATTTCGCAGGGGTAGAAACCTGGCTGGGGAACGTCTATACCTGTGATCCGAAGCTTAGGGGCTCCCTCTTCTTGCTGTGCAAGTCTCTGAATCATTAATGGCCACTGAAAGCCGAAGCCGATGCCGAAATCAACGATGTGTACCCTTGGTTTCCCTTGTGAGACATCAAGAATAGCTTGGGTGGCAAAGTAGTATAACGCCCTCCCAAAAGGGAAAGCTGCAAGAAAAAGGCTATAAGCCTCTAACCAATCTGCTGTACTTGTTCGCCTTTCCACGAGATTGCGATAAACCTGACTCCCGATCCCAGCCAAGCGTGCCTTGAGGCCATCCGCCAAGTAAAATGCCAGTCTCTGAGTACAATCACCATCTGCTGAAGAGTGTTGTCTTATCTTCAATAGCAGTTCACTGGCCAACAGGTAGCTGTCTTCTGCCACAGCTTGTGCGCAGTGGATGAGGAGAGTCCGGAGATCAACCAACTCTTTCCTCGGTTGCTTCCTACTTCTGCTCTGGCCTTTCAGTGAGATCTTGTTTCCTTCCCCCGCCATCCTTTCTTGCAGTCTTGTTATTCGGTCAGAATGACCATAGCATAGCACAACTTGGTCAAAACTTTCATTTCGAATTATTGCACAAGTGGTGATGGCATGATGTTCATTGTTCCTTCCTTGAAAGATAGCCCAACCCCTTGGGTCTGCCACCTCAAAAATTGTGTTTTCGGTCCTCTCTCTTACTTTTTCCTTCGTAGTCAGTTGGGAAATATAAAGTATGTTATTCTTTGAATATATCACCAGCTTATCAATACTTGGAGCAAACATTCTTTCCTCCCTGACACCTCTCTGGCCATGCAAGGCAGGGAGGCCAGATCCGGAAGTCAATCCGACACTTATCGATGACTGGTTTGGTATAAAAGGACTCCTATTGCAGATATATGGACTCAACGGGGTTGCTAAAGGCTGTAACACGTTGTAACTGGAATAGTCATTACTGAAGCTAGTGTTCCAGAGCCTCTTGTAACAATTGGTCCCACTCTTATCAGGGTTGTctggtatgtttttgctatgcaATGGCGGCCAGTTAGTAGGCGGCGCGTATCCCTCCCCAAGAATGTCACGGAATGGCTTCTCAGCAGCCTGAAGAGCAGCCCCTTGGCATATGCCGACCCCCTCGTCAACGTCTTCCATCAGCATCTGGCTTATGTAGTGAAGAGCATCGTTTGATCTGATTCGGTGGCGCTCAGGGCTACCCCCTGCAGCAATCTGAAATTTATTTTGTCCATGGCTGCTGTTGACACTTACTTGGTTGGCTGGGGAGAGAACTGTTGAGTGTGGACCACTCAGGTCGTAGCTGTGCACGGTGAGTTGCTGCTGGGAAGAGGAATCACCATCGTATGGTTGGTCGGTTACTGCGATGCCATCCAGATTGTCACGGAGAGGTTCAATCGCCATTCTGGAAAGTCTGTTTTCCACCTCAATATGAGATATATGGTTATTGTTGTCCAACAGCAAATGAACCGGCTTGTTTCCTGGAAGAAGAAAAAAGGGAAATAGAAGCTAAATTATGTGAGATGAATTTTGGTTCACCTTGCTCATGTGCTACCATCTAGAATGCCCGTAAAACAGCGTTCTGCTTCTTCCTTTTTATTTGAGATTCAGCTTATTATTGTTTTGGCATGCCTTTCTGATCGAAAACAAATTCCAAAGGCTTGCAGACACGAGAATGAGCCGGTTAAACGTAGAATCTATGATGCGCCTAATACCACTGTTCCTTTTTATTTGCAGGAGGCTCCTCATCTGATCTGAGCAAAGAGGCAAAGTAGGGAAGCACACACCTTGGTTAttaagcagcagcagcagatccaaTGCTTTGAGAGAGGAGTAGTGAGGGTGTGGACTATGAAAGATGAGTAGCGAGGTTGCGGTGTTGATGTGAAGTAAATTTGTCGTTCCTCTACCTTATAGCTTTGTTCCCAACGTCATAAGATTGTGACAGAGAATGGTCCAGATTACAAGCAATTACCCTGTCGATTAGTCCTAGGCCCGGCCGCGCATCAGACCTATAAAAAAGGGTTTATTAGGAGCGCTGGCATGGGTTTTCAATCATTATTAAGGTTCCtaattaaattgttaaagaatCCAAGGTAATCAAAAAAAGGAGATGCACTATTCAAatattttttctttcttttcttttccacTTGATAATTGATATATATATAATGGTATTGGTTGAGTCTTTTTCAAGGATAATTTGTTGTACTTTATCTTATTAAAATAATTAGATTTTTTTCGTGATGATCTTAGTTCAAAATTGAATTGTTGGTGCCTGTGGAAAAGATGAAACCCTAGAATTATGTGTTGTATTGATCTGACCCTTGTGTAgggtatatataggagtacaaGAGGAGTACAAGACAAGTTATATGTGATTTAAACTAATTCTATCTCTATCTCCTTATCTCTAACTTAAACCCAATTATATTTCTAACGTTCCCCCTCAGTCGTAGCGGGAGTGAAGTGGACGAGTACGACTGGACTTGAAGTCTTGCACTTTCGTCGTCTTCTCCGCTGCACCATCATCAGCTGCGTCTCTGATGGGTTGGCACCTAGGGCGGTGACTGCGTCCCCTTCTGGTGCCTTCATGCCTTCTCCTCTATCCCCTCCCGCAGTCACAGCAGAAGTGGCTTGGACGCTAGTGACGATGCGGACGCTGTTGACTGGAGTTGTTGCCGATGAGTTGCTGTAGACGTAGCCgtgtggtcgatgtcgaggtaGCCGGTCAGGGTGATGTAGCCGTGATCGATGGTGTGATCGTCGTGGATGATGAAGCCGCACAAAGCTGGAGGCGCAAAAAAATGTGCTATGACGGGGCTGCAGACGTGGACGATACACCTTGCGGATGTCAAAGGGTGCCGTCGGCGATGAGTCTGCCGGTTTTGCCAAGACCGGAGGAAGCCCATCGAGCACACATCGGTTTTGCCAGAACCGTGTGGCCGTGTAGGGTCGCCACTGTAGTGACGCCGTGTCGATGCAGTCGTGGATGATGCGGTCGATGCCGTCGTCGTGACGCGGTCA
Coding sequences within it:
- the LOC125543462 gene encoding scarecrow-like protein 34 → MAIEPLRDNLDGIAVTDQPYDGDSSSQQQLTVHSYDLSGPHSTVLSPANQVSVNSSHGQNKFQIAAGGSPERHRIRSNDALHYISQMLMEDVDEGVGICQGAALQAAEKPFRDILGEGYAPPTNWPPLHSKNIPDNPDKSGTNCYKRLWNTSFSNDYSSYNVLQPLATPLSPYICNRSPFIPNQSSISVGLTSGSGLPALHGQRGVREERMFAPSIDKLVIYSKNNILYISQLTTKEKVRERTENTIFEVADPRGWAIFQGRNNEHHAITTCAIIRNESFDQVVLCYGHSDRITRLQERMAGEGNKISLKGQSRSRKQPRKELVDLRTLLIHCAQAVAEDSYLLASELLLKIRQHSSADGDCTQRLAFYLADGLKARLAGIGSQVYRNLVERRTSTADWLEAYSLFLAAFPFGRALYYFATQAILDVSQGKPRVHIVDFGIGFGFQWPLMIQRLAQQEEGAPKLRITGIDVPQPGFYPCEMIEETGKRLADYANRFKVPFQYQGIAASRWETIKIEDLNIDEDEVLIVNCMFRMKNLGHETDAVNGARDKVLKTMRRMNPKIFISGTVNGLLSSPFFIQRFKEVMLHYSSLFDMLDANVPRDNEARKMVERILFGQDALNIIACEGAERTQRPEIYRQWQARCLKAGFQQLPVDQAILKNIVHRKNLHYHEEFFAVEDCGWLLQGWKGRVLYAISKWKPNETYGDQ